TAGTCGTCCTCATTCTTCTGTCAAACAGCGGCCCGCTGGGGAGCCTCGACCTCGCGTTCACCCCGCGGGCGATGATACTCTCCCAGTTCATCCTCGCGACGCCGGTCCTGCTGAGCGTCAGCCTCTCGGCGGTCGAGGGCGTCGACCAGTCGGTCCGCGACGCGGCCTACGCGATGGGCGGAACCAGAGTCGACGTTGGGCTGGCGGTCATCAAGGAGGCCCGTTTCGGCATCGTTACCGCCATTCTTGCCGGGTTCGGCCGGGCCATCAGCGAGGTCGGATCGATACTCATCGTCGGCGGCAACATCGTCTACAGCGACGGACAGTCCTACACTCGGACACTGACGACGGCGATAACAGTCGAGGCACGGCAGGGGCGCTACGAGGTCGGTCTGGTTCTCGGCGTAATACTCCTCGCGCTCGTGCTGGCCGTCAACGGACTGGGATCGTGGCTCAGGAATCAGGGCCGGGGTGAGCGCTCGGTATGACGCTCTCCGTGACCGAGGTAAATGCTGGGTTCGGCGGCTCGACCGTCTTCCAGAACGTCTCGCTGGCGGTCGAACCGGGGGAAGTCGTCACCGTCGTCGGTCCCTCCGGCACCGGCAAGACGACGCTGCTGCGCCTGCTTGCGACCTTTCGCCGACCCGACGATGGAACGGTCGCATGGGACGGCGACGATATCTGGGCGATGGCCGACGACGAACGATTGAGTATCCGCCGGCAGGTGAGTATGGTGTTTCAGGAGCCGAGCCTCTTCAACGCGCCCGTCCATCGGAACGTCTCCTACGGCCTGCGCGTCAGAGAACCCTGGCGAGCCCGAGTTCGCCGGAGTCTCGGCGAACTCGTCGGCTCGTCACGGCCCGCCGATACCGTTATGGCCGCGCTCGAAACGGTCGGACTTGCGGAATCGGTCGACCAGAACGCGCTCTCGCTGTCCGGCGGTGAGGCCCAGCGTGTCGCGTTCGCGCGGGCACTCGCCGTTGACCCGGCGGTCATGCTGCTGGACGAACCCACATCGAACCTTGACCCGTACAACACGGCGCTGCTGGAAAACGCCATCGAGCGGGCGCGGGACCGCGGCGTCGGCGTCGTCGTCGCCACCCACGACATGCACCAGGCGAAACGCATCTCGGACCACATGGCCTTCCTTCACGACGGCGAACTGGTCGAGACCGGCCCGCCCGAGCAGTTGTTCGAGGACCCCACCGACGCCCGGACGGCACGGTTCCTCGACGGCGAACTG
The genomic region above belongs to Haloarcula hispanica ATCC 33960 and contains:
- a CDS encoding ABC transporter permease gives rise to the protein MIPLQAQLPDGGWTYVVSIVTVSLYVSLTAVGLSTLFSLPVALGIGFTDFRGKRLVTAVVNTGMGFPSVVVGLVVLILLSNSGPLGSLDLAFTPRAMILSQFILATPVLLSVSLSAVEGVDQSVRDAAYAMGGTRVDVGLAVIKEARFGIVTAILAGFGRAISEVGSILIVGGNIVYSDGQSYTRTLTTAITVEARQGRYEVGLVLGVILLALVLAVNGLGSWLRNQGRGERSV
- a CDS encoding ABC transporter ATP-binding protein, which encodes MTLSVTEVNAGFGGSTVFQNVSLAVEPGEVVTVVGPSGTGKTTLLRLLATFRRPDDGTVAWDGDDIWAMADDERLSIRRQVSMVFQEPSLFNAPVHRNVSYGLRVREPWRARVRRSLGELVGSSRPADTVMAALETVGLAESVDQNALSLSGGEAQRVAFARALAVDPAVMLLDEPTSNLDPYNTALLENAIERARDRGVGVVVATHDMHQAKRISDHMAFLHDGELVETGPPEQLFEDPTDARTARFLDGELLVGDREGSRVPQPPTADP